In Amaranthus tricolor cultivar Red isolate AtriRed21 chromosome 3, ASM2621246v1, whole genome shotgun sequence, a single window of DNA contains:
- the LOC130808516 gene encoding protein ALP1-like, producing MSDQLSIQEFRKRARENVDKDKKVVMAVVGFFMTVVGLDKRCFEKLCNILQSKGGLVTTRYVTMKEIVAMFLHVLAHDLKNRTIQATFARSGKTISPQFHVVFKALLKLVKYYIKPCNNQSNYTKDTKWNKFEGVIGALDGTHIKMTMPIEDRARYRDRKGDISTNVLASCDSNLHFTYVLPGWEGSASDPRLVRDALQRPNGLKIPRTKTLYISIFLWIWDLLTKGFLAPYRGTRYHLNLWRGTTPTNYKELFNLQHSSARNTIERAFGLLKKRWSILREPSFFEKKTQIRIINTCFILHNFLRDEIIDETSLINEVDEDLLNIETTDEEDIEDHYIFSTQSSNEWKVFRDNLAQKMFEEYQQRRTHVN from the exons ATGTCTGATCAACTTAGTATTCAAGAATTCAGAAAACGTGCAAGAGAGAATGTGGATAAAGATAAGAAAGTTGTTATGGCGGTTGTAGGTTTTTTCATGACTGTTGTTGGGCTTG ACAAACGTTGTTTTGAGAAATTGTGCAATATTTTACAATCCAAGGGTGGTTTAGTGACTACAAGATATGTTACAATGAAAGAAATTGTTGCAATGTTTCTTCATGTTCTTGCACATGATTTGAAAAATAGAACAATACAAGCAACCTTTGCTCGTTCTGGAAAGACTATTAGTCCACAATTTCACGTAGTTTTTAAAGCACTACTCAAGCTTGTAAAGTATTATATAAAGCCATGTAATAACCAGAGCAATTACACAAAGGATACAAAGTGGAATAAGTTTGAG GGCGTTATTGGAGCTCTCGATGGGACTCATATTAAAATGACTATGCCTATTGAGGATCGAGCTCGCTACCGAGATAGAAAGGGGGACATTAGCACCAATGTTTTAGCTTCATGTGATTCAAATCTTCATTTTACTTACGTTTTGCCTGGTTGGGAAGGTTCTGCTTCAGATCCACGCCTTGTTCGTGATGCTCTTCAAAGGCCTAATGGTTTGAAGATTCCTAGAACTAAGACTTTATAT ATAAGTATTTTCTTGTGGATTTGGGATTTGCTAACTAAAGGTTTTCTAGCTCCTTATAGAGGTACAAGGTACCATTTGAATTTGTGGAGAGGCACCACTCCAACAAATTACAAAGAGCTTTTTAATTTACAAcattcttcagctcgaaacacaATTGAAAGGGCTTTTGGGTTATTGAAAAAGCGATGGAGTATACTTAGAGAACCAAGTTTTTTTGAGAAAAAGACtcaaattagaattattaacACTTGTTTTATTCTTCATAACTTTTTGAGGGATGAAATTATAGATGAAACAAGTCTTATTAATGAGGTAGATGaagatttactaaatatagagaCAACTGATGAAGAAGATATAGAAGATCATTACATTTTTAGTACGCAATCAAGTAATGAGTGGAAAGTGTTTAGAGATAATCTTGCTCAAAAGATGTTTGAAGAATATCAACAGCGAAGGACACATGTTAATTGA
- the LOC130809366 gene encoding pre-mRNA-splicing factor ATP-dependent RNA helicase DEAH10 isoform X2, with protein sequence MVGVTQPRRVAAVTVAKRVAEECGVQLGQKVGYSVRFDDVTSRSTRIKYMTDGLLLREALLDPYLSKYSVIVVDEAHERTVHTDVLLGLLKSVQKARCQTSDEVVGGAKTNYDIKLDNVDGTQMTSPLKQCQRDKLPPLRLIIMSASLDARIFSEYFGGARAVHVQGRQFPVDIFYTLYAETDYIDAAMVTIFQIHLEEAPGDILVFLTGQEEIESVEGLVRDKLPQLPEVNRNIVTVSIYASLPSEQQMKAFMPAPSGFRKVILATNIAETSVTIPGIKYVIDPGVVKARNFNPRTGIESLNIIPTSKAQALQRSGRAGREGPGKCFRLYTENEFEKLADSTMPEIKRCNLSNVILQLKALGVDDIIGFDFMEKPSRMAIVKSLEELFLLGALTEDYKLSDPIGQQMARLPLDPIYSKALILSSQFNCLEEMLITIAMLSVESIFYMPREKQEEARTAIKRFSSSEGDHITLISVYRSCNEFLESGNANCSKEKTLKNMKKWCKENFINGRSLRHARDVHYQIRGHVEQMGLRIASCGDDMLLFRRCLAASFFLNAALRQPDGTYRALASNQIVQIHPSSVLFRAKPDCIIFNELVRTNQNYIRNVTRIDPMWLTELAPHFYASKD encoded by the exons ATGGTTGGAGTTACCCAACCTAGGCGTGTTGCGGCTGTTACCGTGGCAAAAAGGGTAGCTGAGGAGTGTGGTGTGCAATTAGGACAAAAGGTTGGATATTCAGTTAGATTTGATGATGTGACTTCTAGATCAACGAGAATCAAGTACATGACAGATGGATTATTATTGAG GGAAGCTTTACTGGACCCTTACCTATCCAAATATTCAGTTATCGTTGTCGATGAAGCTCATGAAAGAACTGTCCACACTGATGTGCTACTGGGCTTGCTTAAGAGTGTCCAAAAAGCTAGATGTCAAACTTCTGATGAGGTAGTTGGTGGAGCAAAGACTAATTATGACATAAAATTGGATAATGTCGATGGAACTCAGATGACGAGCCCATTAAAACAATGTCAGCGTGATAAACTCCCTCCTCTACGGCTGATAATCATGTCTGCCAGTTTAGACGCACGTATTTTCTCCGAGTATTTTGGTGGTGCAAGAGCTGTTCATGTCCAGGGAAGACAGTTTCCTGTAGATATATTTTATACACTGTATGCTGAGACAGATTACATTGATGCAGCAATGGTGACAATATTTCAG ATTCATTTAGAGGAGGCTCCTGGTGATATACTTGTATTTTTGACTGGTCAAGAAGAGATTGAATCAGTAGAGGGACTTGTAAGAGACAAATTGCCACAATTACCTGAAGTTAATCGAAATATTGTAACTGTTTCTATTTATGCATCTCTTCCCTCCGAACAACAAATGAAAGCTTTCATGCCTGCACCCAGTGGATTTCGTAAG GTAATACTGGCAACAAACATTGCTGAGACATCGGTGACAATACCAggaattaaatatgttatagaCCCTGGAGTGGTGAAAGCCCGTAATTTTAATCCACGTACAGGAATAGAATCGTTAAACATTATTCCTACTTCAAAAGCACAGGCTCTTCAGAGGAG TGGGCGTGCAGGACGTGAAGGACCTGGAAAGTGTTTCCGCCTCTACACAGAGAATGAATTTGAGAAACTTGCAGACTCCACTATGCCAGAAATTAAGCGTTGCAATCTCTCAAATGTCATTTTACAGCTCAAAGCTCTTggtgttgatgatattattggCTTTGACTTCATGGAAAAGCCTTCACG GATGGCAATCGTGAAGTCTCTGGAAGAATTATTCTTGCTTGGTGCTCTAACAGAGGATTATAAGCTTTCCGACCCTATAGGTCAACAGATGGCTAGACTTCCATTAGACCCAATTTATTCCAAGGCTCTCATTTTATCTAGTCAATTCAACTGTTTGGAGGAAATGTTGATTACTATCGCGATGCTTTCTGTTGAATCAATTTTTTACATGCCACGTGAAAAGCAAGAAGAG GCAAGGACTGCAATAAAAAGATTTTCAAGTTCTGAAGGGGACCACATAACCTTGATTAGTGTGTATAGATCATGCAATGAGTTTTTGGAGAGTGGAAATGCAAATTGTAGCAAGGAGAAAACTCTCAAAAATATGAAGAAATGGTGCAAAGAAAACTTTATAAATGGTCGTTCACTGAGACATGCTCGCGATGTGCACTA CCAAATTCGAGGACATGTTGAACAAATGGGTCTTCGTATAGCTTCATGTGGAGACGACATGCTTCTATTTAGGAGATGCCTTGCAGCTTCCTTTTTCCTCAATGCTGCTTTGAGACAGCCTGATGGTACATATAG GGCTTTGGCAAGCAATCAGATTGTGCAAATCCACCCTAGTTCTGTTTTGTTTCGGGCAAAACCAGACTGCATAATATTCAATGAACTGGTCAGAACTAATCAGAACTATATCCGCAACGTTACTAGAATTGATCCCATGTGGTTAACAGAGTTGGCTCCTCATTTCTATGCATCAAAAGATTAG
- the LOC130809366 gene encoding pre-mRNA-splicing factor ATP-dependent RNA helicase DEAH10 isoform X1 codes for MPSMANPHSRHPNGNLSNADPRRQKLLQQRKSLPIATVEKRLVEEVRNHHILIIVGETGSGKTTQLPQFLFQAGFCRDGKMVGVTQPRRVAAVTVAKRVAEECGVQLGQKVGYSVRFDDVTSRSTRIKYMTDGLLLREALLDPYLSKYSVIVVDEAHERTVHTDVLLGLLKSVQKARCQTSDEVVGGAKTNYDIKLDNVDGTQMTSPLKQCQRDKLPPLRLIIMSASLDARIFSEYFGGARAVHVQGRQFPVDIFYTLYAETDYIDAAMVTIFQIHLEEAPGDILVFLTGQEEIESVEGLVRDKLPQLPEVNRNIVTVSIYASLPSEQQMKAFMPAPSGFRKVILATNIAETSVTIPGIKYVIDPGVVKARNFNPRTGIESLNIIPTSKAQALQRSGRAGREGPGKCFRLYTENEFEKLADSTMPEIKRCNLSNVILQLKALGVDDIIGFDFMEKPSRMAIVKSLEELFLLGALTEDYKLSDPIGQQMARLPLDPIYSKALILSSQFNCLEEMLITIAMLSVESIFYMPREKQEEARTAIKRFSSSEGDHITLISVYRSCNEFLESGNANCSKEKTLKNMKKWCKENFINGRSLRHARDVHYQIRGHVEQMGLRIASCGDDMLLFRRCLAASFFLNAALRQPDGTYRALASNQIVQIHPSSVLFRAKPDCIIFNELVRTNQNYIRNVTRIDPMWLTELAPHFYASKD; via the exons ATGCCGTCAATGGCTAATCCACATTCTAGACATCCCAACGGCAATCTTTCAAATGCTGATCCCAg GAGGCAAAAGTTACTGCAGCAGAGAAAATCTCTTCCCATTGCTACTG TTGAAAAACGGCTGGTTGAGGAGGTTCGCAAtcatcatattttaattattgttggGGAAACTGGAAGTGGCAAAACTACCC AATTACCCCAATTTTTGTTCCAAGCCGGCTTTTGTCGTGATGGAAAAATGGTTGGAGTTACCCAACCTAGGCGTGTTGCGGCTGTTACCGTGGCAAAAAGGGTAGCTGAGGAGTGTGGTGTGCAATTAGGACAAAAGGTTGGATATTCAGTTAGATTTGATGATGTGACTTCTAGATCAACGAGAATCAAGTACATGACAGATGGATTATTATTGAG GGAAGCTTTACTGGACCCTTACCTATCCAAATATTCAGTTATCGTTGTCGATGAAGCTCATGAAAGAACTGTCCACACTGATGTGCTACTGGGCTTGCTTAAGAGTGTCCAAAAAGCTAGATGTCAAACTTCTGATGAGGTAGTTGGTGGAGCAAAGACTAATTATGACATAAAATTGGATAATGTCGATGGAACTCAGATGACGAGCCCATTAAAACAATGTCAGCGTGATAAACTCCCTCCTCTACGGCTGATAATCATGTCTGCCAGTTTAGACGCACGTATTTTCTCCGAGTATTTTGGTGGTGCAAGAGCTGTTCATGTCCAGGGAAGACAGTTTCCTGTAGATATATTTTATACACTGTATGCTGAGACAGATTACATTGATGCAGCAATGGTGACAATATTTCAG ATTCATTTAGAGGAGGCTCCTGGTGATATACTTGTATTTTTGACTGGTCAAGAAGAGATTGAATCAGTAGAGGGACTTGTAAGAGACAAATTGCCACAATTACCTGAAGTTAATCGAAATATTGTAACTGTTTCTATTTATGCATCTCTTCCCTCCGAACAACAAATGAAAGCTTTCATGCCTGCACCCAGTGGATTTCGTAAG GTAATACTGGCAACAAACATTGCTGAGACATCGGTGACAATACCAggaattaaatatgttatagaCCCTGGAGTGGTGAAAGCCCGTAATTTTAATCCACGTACAGGAATAGAATCGTTAAACATTATTCCTACTTCAAAAGCACAGGCTCTTCAGAGGAG TGGGCGTGCAGGACGTGAAGGACCTGGAAAGTGTTTCCGCCTCTACACAGAGAATGAATTTGAGAAACTTGCAGACTCCACTATGCCAGAAATTAAGCGTTGCAATCTCTCAAATGTCATTTTACAGCTCAAAGCTCTTggtgttgatgatattattggCTTTGACTTCATGGAAAAGCCTTCACG GATGGCAATCGTGAAGTCTCTGGAAGAATTATTCTTGCTTGGTGCTCTAACAGAGGATTATAAGCTTTCCGACCCTATAGGTCAACAGATGGCTAGACTTCCATTAGACCCAATTTATTCCAAGGCTCTCATTTTATCTAGTCAATTCAACTGTTTGGAGGAAATGTTGATTACTATCGCGATGCTTTCTGTTGAATCAATTTTTTACATGCCACGTGAAAAGCAAGAAGAG GCAAGGACTGCAATAAAAAGATTTTCAAGTTCTGAAGGGGACCACATAACCTTGATTAGTGTGTATAGATCATGCAATGAGTTTTTGGAGAGTGGAAATGCAAATTGTAGCAAGGAGAAAACTCTCAAAAATATGAAGAAATGGTGCAAAGAAAACTTTATAAATGGTCGTTCACTGAGACATGCTCGCGATGTGCACTA CCAAATTCGAGGACATGTTGAACAAATGGGTCTTCGTATAGCTTCATGTGGAGACGACATGCTTCTATTTAGGAGATGCCTTGCAGCTTCCTTTTTCCTCAATGCTGCTTTGAGACAGCCTGATGGTACATATAG GGCTTTGGCAAGCAATCAGATTGTGCAAATCCACCCTAGTTCTGTTTTGTTTCGGGCAAAACCAGACTGCATAATATTCAATGAACTGGTCAGAACTAATCAGAACTATATCCGCAACGTTACTAGAATTGATCCCATGTGGTTAACAGAGTTGGCTCCTCATTTCTATGCATCAAAAGATTAG